From Chryseobacterium camelliae:
TTACCTTTACCATTTTCCGCAGCATACATAAAGTTCAATAGCCTTTTCTGAGGATTATCATTACAATAAATTTTTAATAATCCTTTTGCTTCTAATTTTTTTGCCCTATCTCCAAACACGGCTTTACAATTAGCTACTGTATATCTATGTACATCAGTTTCGACCATCCAATCTGGGTTAATTCCTAAAGTTTCTGCACCTACTTGAGCAAAAAAATGAGCTTTTCTTAAAGGCGTATCCAAATGAATTGGGCTGCCACCAAACGTATTTAAAAAGTTTACTATTTCTTGTCTAATTTTTCGATGTTTAGAATAAATACCAAAAATATCTTCAAGTTGTTTCAGCGTTATAATTTCACTTCCGTTCCCTATCTCAAAATAAGTTCCTTCAGAATTAGAAAAATTTTGCTCTCCCTGAGAATGATCAAAGTTAGAGAATTTAATCTCCGTATTTGGCTCATCCAGTACCTCTGCATGAAAATACAAATATAGTTTCTTTTCTCTTGAGTTTTCTATAACTTTTTTCCATCTTTCGAATTCACTGTCACTTTCAGGTTTTAACAAAAAACTTTTCCAAGCTAAGTTTTCCAATCTATTAGCATTTGCATATTTAGAAAAATAGTCTTGTCCATTTTCATCTTTATCTTTTGTACCTTTTCCTACAGTAATAATAATACTTCCAACTCTGTCTTGATTCTTAAAAACTATAGGCTTATCTTTATCTGTAATCTGGTTTTCTTTTGCTTGCCTTATTTCAATTTTAAGCTTTTTGCCTATCAAGTTTTCTGTTATTGCGACCAAAAATATTTCTTCACCTAAATTAGCTTTATGGATTTCAGGAAAAAACTTTTTTTGCTTCAGTTGTCCAGCTGTGCTATTTTCAGAATCGCTAATTGTAGGTATAGAAAAATAAACATTAATAACTTTTTTTTCACCTTGGACAGAGATACTATTACTTCTCTTTTCTTCATCAGCCAAAGCCTTAGCAGCATATATTCCTATTGGTTTATAATTATACATAATTTCATTTTTTTATCCTTCCAAAACCTCCTTTTAAAAGAGGTTTTGAAAAGATTAGATTAATTATTTATTGATGATTGTTGTTAATTCTCTTGGTAATGTTGTAG
This genomic window contains:
- a CDS encoding glycoside hydrolase family 19 protein, whose protein sequence is MYNYKPIGIYAAKALADEEKRSNSISVQGEKKVINVYFSIPTISDSENSTAGQLKQKKFFPEIHKANLGEEIFLVAITENLIGKKLKIEIRQAKENQITDKDKPIVFKNQDRVGSIIITVGKGTKDKDENGQDYFSKYANANRLENLAWKSFLLKPESDSEFERWKKVIENSREKKLYLYFHAEVLDEPNTEIKFSNFDHSQGEQNFSNSEGTYFEIGNGSEIITLKQLEDIFGIYSKHRKIRQEIVNFLNTFGGSPIHLDTPLRKAHFFAQVGAETLGINPDWMVETDVHRYTVANCKAVFGDRAKKLEAKGLLKIYCNDNPQKRLLNFMYAAENGKGNGNGNEASGDGYKYRGRGLKQLTGRGNYEDASEILQEIFPTEYIDLEKFPDKIKEPKYAVLSALAFWEKHTIWKTADTLKISSEENIKKIRRRVNGATTGWKDAKIFFEKGLRVFKV